A genome region from Streptomyces sp. NBC_01296 includes the following:
- a CDS encoding DUF6542 domain-containing protein: MERYRTRSADHPQRQQPERQQQPPRRQAAPPIGGVPAQGGRPQPAPARRLPRARLTGLGGGLFACVAMTLVAGIAWLLFGGSLLAYGLLFLPVAAATALWVRPADLITAPISAPIAFAVGVWPISGGSGGFGAELMGIVSALSLHAGWLYGGTLISALIVVVRKAVLISRRRLPRRTA, translated from the coding sequence GTGGAGCGATACAGGACGCGTTCGGCGGATCACCCGCAGCGACAGCAGCCGGAGCGGCAGCAGCAGCCGCCGCGGCGCCAGGCCGCCCCGCCCATCGGCGGGGTGCCCGCCCAGGGCGGCCGCCCGCAGCCCGCGCCCGCCCGGCGGCTGCCGCGGGCCCGGCTGACCGGGCTCGGCGGCGGGCTGTTCGCGTGCGTCGCGATGACCCTGGTCGCCGGGATCGCCTGGCTGCTCTTCGGCGGCTCGCTGCTCGCGTACGGACTGCTCTTCCTGCCCGTCGCGGCCGCCACCGCCCTCTGGGTGCGCCCCGCCGACCTGATCACCGCGCCGATCTCCGCGCCGATCGCCTTCGCCGTCGGGGTCTGGCCCATCTCCGGCGGCTCGGGCGGCTTCGGCGCAGAGCTCATGGGGATCGTGTCCGCCCTGTCGCTGCACGCCGGCTGGCTGTACGGGGGGACCCTGATCTCCGCGCTGATCGTCGTCGTACGGAAGGCCGTACTGATCTCCCGGCGCAGGCTCCCCCGCCGGACCGCCTAG
- the ppgK gene encoding polyphosphate--glucose phosphotransferase, with product MQIFGVDIGGSGIKGAPADLDRGELAQERHKVLTPQPATPDGVAGCVVEVVRHFDWDGPVGVTFPGVVTGGVTRTAANMDSAWIGVDTATLLSDRLGGQPVTVLNDADAAGIAEMTYGAGRGRDGTVIMLTLGTGIGSALFTDGRLVPNSELGHLELKGHDAEKRASVKAKEDGELTWERWAHRVQRYLEHVEMLFSPDLFIIGGGVSRKPEKFLPLIEDVRAEIVPARLQNNAGIVGAAMAARASSA from the coding sequence ATGCAGATCTTCGGCGTGGACATCGGTGGTTCCGGGATCAAGGGCGCTCCCGCGGACCTGGACCGTGGCGAGCTGGCGCAGGAGCGCCACAAGGTACTGACACCGCAGCCGGCCACCCCCGACGGGGTGGCCGGCTGCGTCGTCGAGGTGGTGCGCCACTTCGACTGGGACGGGCCGGTGGGAGTGACGTTCCCGGGCGTCGTCACGGGGGGCGTCACCCGTACGGCGGCCAACATGGACAGCGCGTGGATCGGCGTCGACACGGCGACCCTGCTGTCGGACCGGCTCGGCGGCCAGCCCGTCACGGTCCTCAACGACGCGGACGCGGCCGGGATCGCGGAGATGACGTACGGCGCGGGCCGGGGCCGCGACGGCACGGTGATCATGCTGACGCTGGGCACGGGCATCGGCAGCGCGCTGTTCACGGACGGCCGGCTGGTCCCGAACTCGGAGCTCGGCCACCTGGAGCTGAAGGGCCACGACGCGGAGAAGCGGGCGTCGGTCAAGGCCAAGGAGGACGGGGAGCTCACCTGGGAGCGCTGGGCGCACCGGGTGCAGAGGTACCTGGAGCACGTGGAGATGCTCTTCTCCCCGGACCTGTTCATCATCGGCGGCGGCGTCAGCCGCAAGCCGGAGAAGTTCCTTCCGCTGATCGAGGACGTCCGGGCCGAGATCGTCCCGGCCAGGCTCCAGAACAACGCGGGCATCGTGGGGGCGGCGATGGCGGCGCGGGCATCGAGCGCTTAG
- a CDS encoding 4-hydroxy-3-methylbut-2-enyl diphosphate reductase, whose amino-acid sequence MDRMTAAAPAPASRRVLLAAPRGYCAGVDRAVIAVEKALEQYGAPVYVRHEIVHNKYVVQTLEKKGAIFVERTEEVPEGSIVMFSAHGVAPVVHDEAAAGKLATIDATCPLVTKVHKEAIRYANEDFDILLIGHEGHEEVIGTSGEAPDHITIVDGPDDVDKVVVRDESKVVWLSQTTLSVDETMETVDALKTKFPLLVSPPSDDICYATSNRQAAVKVMGADSDLVIVVGSKNSSNSIRLVEVALDAGARAAYLVDFASEIDEAWLEGVTTVGLTSGASVPEVLVEEVLEWLAARGYADVEIVKTAEESIVFSLPKELRRDLRAEAAALVADK is encoded by the coding sequence ATGGACCGCATGACTGCTGCCGCACCTGCTCCCGCTTCCCGACGCGTCCTGCTCGCCGCCCCGCGCGGCTACTGCGCGGGCGTGGACCGAGCCGTGATCGCCGTCGAGAAGGCTCTCGAGCAGTACGGTGCGCCGGTCTACGTCCGGCACGAGATCGTGCACAACAAGTACGTCGTCCAGACGCTGGAGAAGAAGGGCGCCATCTTCGTCGAGCGGACGGAGGAGGTGCCCGAGGGCTCCATCGTGATGTTCTCCGCGCACGGCGTGGCGCCGGTGGTGCACGACGAGGCGGCGGCCGGCAAGCTCGCGACGATCGACGCGACCTGCCCGCTGGTCACCAAGGTGCACAAGGAAGCGATCCGGTACGCGAACGAGGACTTCGACATCCTCCTCATCGGCCACGAGGGCCACGAGGAGGTCATCGGCACCTCCGGCGAGGCCCCGGACCACATCACGATCGTGGACGGCCCGGACGACGTGGACAAGGTCGTCGTGCGCGACGAGTCGAAGGTCGTCTGGCTCTCGCAGACCACCCTCTCGGTCGACGAGACCATGGAGACGGTCGACGCGCTGAAGACCAAGTTCCCGCTGCTGGTCTCGCCGCCGAGCGACGACATCTGCTACGCCACCTCGAACCGCCAGGCCGCGGTCAAGGTGATGGGCGCCGACTCCGACCTGGTCATCGTCGTCGGCTCCAAGAACTCCTCGAACTCGATCCGGCTGGTCGAGGTCGCGCTCGATGCGGGCGCTCGCGCCGCGTACCTCGTCGACTTCGCGAGCGAGATCGACGAGGCCTGGCTGGAGGGCGTCACCACGGTCGGCCTGACCTCGGGCGCCTCGGTGCCGGAGGTCCTGGTCGAAGAGGTCCTGGAGTGGCTGGCGGCGCGCGGCTACGCGGACGTGGAGATCGTCAAGACCGCCGAGGAGTCGATCGTCTTCTCGCTGCCGAAGGAGCTGCGCCGCGACCTGCGCGCGGAAGCGGCCGCACTGGTCGCCGACAAGTAG
- a CDS encoding APC family permease, with protein MASVTEPGTAPKPALRRSLGFRDLVVYGLLFIAPMAPVGVFGALDAKSHGAVALVYVFATVAMAFTAFSYAQMVRVAPQAGSVFTYAREGLGEGPGLIAGWMAMLDYLLIPAVAYLFSGIAMNALVPEVSRWAWTALAVLVTTALNLWGVRAAARVGFAVLAMELAVLLVFVVAAVTVLVRDGAQRGWLSPLTGDGTPGFSLTAVLGAVSVAVLSYLGFDAIVSFAEEVTGGSARVAHAVLFCLALAGGLFIAQSYLAALLMPVSPAELAADPAQQGPAFYNAVDSSVGPWLHDLVAVSKAIGAAFAALAGQAAAGRLVFAMARERRLPGALARTSDGTPRPALLVAATITLVAAVWAARRDDGLDQLVSVVDVGALVAFTLLHASVVGWFVVRRGAGTPNWWKHLVIPVLGAAVTVAVIVEAAWTAQVVGAVWLVVGLGVLFAQRGRRPAPPDGATGR; from the coding sequence ATGGCGTCCGTTACGGAGCCCGGTACGGCCCCGAAGCCGGCCCTCCGGCGGAGCCTCGGATTCCGGGACCTGGTCGTGTACGGGCTCCTCTTCATCGCCCCCATGGCCCCGGTCGGGGTCTTCGGCGCCCTGGACGCGAAATCGCACGGCGCCGTCGCCCTCGTCTACGTGTTCGCGACGGTCGCGATGGCCTTCACGGCGTTCTCGTACGCGCAGATGGTCCGGGTGGCCCCGCAGGCCGGCTCGGTGTTCACGTACGCGCGCGAGGGACTCGGCGAGGGGCCGGGGCTGATCGCCGGCTGGATGGCGATGCTCGACTACCTGCTGATCCCGGCGGTCGCCTATCTCTTCTCCGGGATCGCGATGAACGCGCTGGTCCCGGAAGTCTCCCGGTGGGCGTGGACGGCACTGGCCGTGCTGGTGACCACCGCGCTGAACCTGTGGGGCGTACGGGCGGCCGCGCGCGTGGGCTTCGCCGTGCTGGCCATGGAGCTCGCGGTGCTGCTGGTGTTCGTGGTGGCCGCGGTGACGGTACTGGTCCGGGACGGGGCGCAGCGCGGCTGGCTCTCGCCGCTGACCGGGGACGGCACGCCAGGCTTCTCCCTGACGGCCGTCCTGGGCGCGGTGTCGGTGGCGGTCCTCTCCTACCTCGGCTTCGACGCGATCGTCTCCTTCGCGGAGGAAGTGACGGGAGGATCGGCGCGGGTGGCGCACGCGGTGCTGTTCTGCCTGGCGCTGGCCGGGGGGCTGTTCATCGCGCAGAGCTACCTGGCGGCGCTGCTGATGCCGGTGTCCCCGGCGGAGCTGGCGGCCGATCCGGCGCAGCAGGGGCCGGCCTTCTACAACGCGGTGGACTCCTCGGTCGGCCCCTGGCTGCACGACCTGGTCGCGGTCAGCAAGGCGATCGGGGCGGCCTTCGCGGCACTGGCCGGGCAGGCGGCGGCGGGCCGGCTGGTGTTCGCGATGGCCCGGGAGCGGCGGCTGCCGGGGGCGCTCGCGCGGACCTCGGACGGGACTCCGCGGCCGGCCCTGCTGGTGGCGGCGACGATCACGCTGGTCGCGGCGGTGTGGGCGGCCCGCCGCGACGACGGGCTCGACCAGCTGGTCTCGGTGGTGGACGTCGGCGCGCTGGTGGCGTTCACGCTGCTGCACGCCTCGGTGGTCGGCTGGTTCGTGGTGCGGCGCGGGGCCGGGACCCCGAACTGGTGGAAGCACCTGGTGATCCCGGTGCTCGGCGCGGCGGTGACCGTGGCGGTGATCGTCGAGGCGGCCTGGACGGCGCAGGTGGTGGGGGCGGTGTGGCTGGTGGTGGGCCTGGGGGTGCTCTTCGCCCAGCGCGGCCGGCGGCCCGCGCCGCCGGACGGCGCTACCGGACGCTGA
- the xseA gene encoding exodeoxyribonuclease VII large subunit — protein MGLNTSADAPLPVGQVSRLIGGWIDKLGQVWVEGQITQLSRRPGAGVVFLTLRDPSHDISLSVTCYRQVFDEVADAVTEGARVVVLAKPEWYAPRGQLSLRATEIRPVGIGELLARLEKLKRSLASEGLFALDRKKPLPFLPQLIGLVVGRASAAERDVLENARRRWPAVRFEVRNVAVQGVNAVPQVIRAVKQLDALDEVDVIIVARGGGSVEDLLPFSDEEVVRTVAAARTPVVSAIGHEPDSPLLDLVADLRASTPTDAAKKVVPDVGEELERVRQLQGRGLRAVRGLLDREERGLAHALARPVFVHPQRMVETREAELEALLGRTRRTLGHLLDRADSELAHTLARVVALSPAATLERGYAVLQRADGHVVRSPQDVSADEVLRARVAEGEFSVRVAQVAPEAGQGGE, from the coding sequence ATGGGTCTGAATACGTCGGCTGACGCGCCGCTGCCGGTCGGCCAGGTGTCCCGGCTCATCGGGGGCTGGATCGACAAGCTCGGCCAGGTGTGGGTGGAAGGGCAGATCACGCAGCTCTCGCGGCGGCCGGGGGCGGGGGTGGTCTTCCTGACGCTGCGCGACCCCTCACACGACATCTCGCTCAGCGTGACCTGCTACCGCCAGGTCTTCGACGAGGTCGCGGACGCGGTGACGGAGGGCGCGCGGGTCGTCGTCCTGGCCAAGCCGGAGTGGTACGCCCCGCGCGGGCAGCTGTCCCTGCGGGCCACCGAGATACGGCCCGTCGGCATCGGCGAGCTCCTCGCCCGGCTGGAGAAGCTCAAGCGCTCGCTCGCCTCCGAGGGCCTGTTCGCGCTGGACCGCAAGAAGCCGCTGCCGTTCCTGCCGCAGCTGATCGGGCTGGTGGTCGGGCGGGCCTCGGCGGCCGAGCGCGACGTACTGGAGAACGCCCGGCGGCGCTGGCCGGCGGTCCGCTTCGAGGTGCGCAACGTCGCCGTGCAGGGGGTGAACGCGGTGCCCCAGGTGATCCGGGCGGTCAAGCAGCTCGACGCCCTGGACGAGGTCGACGTGATCATCGTGGCCCGCGGCGGCGGCAGCGTGGAGGACCTGCTGCCGTTCTCCGACGAGGAGGTCGTACGGACGGTCGCGGCGGCCCGTACCCCGGTGGTCTCGGCGATCGGGCACGAGCCGGACTCCCCTCTCCTGGACCTGGTCGCGGACCTGCGGGCCTCCACGCCCACGGACGCGGCGAAGAAGGTGGTCCCGGACGTCGGCGAGGAGCTGGAGCGGGTACGCCAGCTGCAGGGCCGGGGGCTCCGGGCGGTGCGCGGGCTGCTCGACCGGGAGGAGCGGGGGCTCGCGCACGCGCTCGCCCGGCCGGTCTTCGTCCATCCGCAGCGGATGGTGGAGACCCGCGAGGCCGAGCTGGAGGCCCTGCTGGGGCGCACCCGGCGCACCCTCGGGCACCTGCTGGACCGGGCGGATTCGGAGCTCGCGCACACCCTGGCCCGGGTGGTGGCGCTGTCCCCGGCGGCGACGCTGGAGCGGGGGTACGCCGTACTGCAGCGCGCGGACGGGCACGTGGTGCGCTCGCCGCAGGACGTCTCGGCGGACGAGGTGCTGCGCGCGCGGGTGGCGGAGGGCGAGTTCTCCGTACGGGTCGCACAGGTCGCACCGGAGGCCGGGCAGGGCGGCGAGTGA
- a CDS encoding exodeoxyribonuclease VII small subunit, with the protein MTETDTSLGYEQARDELIEVVRKLEAGGTSLEDSLALWERGEELAKVCRHWLEGARARLDSALAAREAGADGGGGSGGSGERDA; encoded by the coding sequence ATGACTGAAACCGATACCTCGTTGGGGTACGAGCAGGCCCGGGACGAGCTCATCGAGGTCGTCCGCAAGCTGGAGGCCGGCGGCACCTCGCTCGAGGACTCCCTCGCACTCTGGGAGCGCGGCGAAGAGCTCGCGAAGGTCTGCCGGCACTGGCTGGAAGGGGCCCGCGCCCGGCTCGACTCGGCACTGGCAGCCCGCGAAGCGGGGGCCGACGGGGGTGGCGGGAGTGGCGGGAGTGGCGAGCGGGACGCCTGA
- a CDS encoding malonic semialdehyde reductase, giving the protein MSLVLDSAAQDLLFREARTANSFSDEPVTEEQVQAIYDLVKYGPTAFNSTPLRITLVRSPEARERLVNLMMEGNQAKTAAAPLVAILSADNEFHEELPQLLPHFPQAKDAFFSERPVREQSAVMNAAMQAAYFIVGVRAAGLAAGPMGGLDFAGVQKEFLDGDHTPLMVVNIGKPGEDAWHARGPRLSFDQVITTV; this is encoded by the coding sequence ATGTCTCTCGTTCTTGACTCCGCCGCTCAGGACCTGCTGTTCCGCGAGGCCCGCACCGCCAACTCGTTCTCCGACGAGCCGGTGACCGAGGAGCAGGTCCAGGCGATCTACGACCTGGTCAAGTACGGCCCCACCGCCTTCAACTCGACGCCGCTGCGCATCACGCTGGTCCGCTCTCCCGAGGCCCGCGAGCGCCTGGTGAACCTGATGATGGAGGGCAACCAGGCGAAGACCGCCGCCGCGCCGCTCGTCGCGATCCTCTCCGCGGACAACGAGTTCCACGAGGAGCTGCCGCAGCTGCTCCCGCACTTCCCGCAGGCCAAGGACGCCTTCTTCAGCGAGCGCCCGGTCCGCGAGCAGTCCGCCGTGATGAACGCCGCCATGCAGGCCGCGTACTTCATCGTCGGCGTCCGCGCCGCCGGTCTGGCCGCGGGCCCGATGGGCGGCCTGGACTTCGCCGGCGTCCAGAAGGAGTTCCTGGACGGCGACCACACCCCGCTGATGGTCGTCAACATCGGCAAGCCGGGCGAGGACGCGTGGCACGCCCGCGGCCCGCGCCTGAGCTTCGACCAGGTCATCACCACCGTCTGA
- a CDS encoding DUF4245 domain-containing protein yields the protein MKGKQTVWDMVRSLAVIGVVVAGIYIFVPHDEKADPTRVVDYRVETITARRAAPYPVAAPAGLPAQWRATSVTFDRKASNAWHLGFLDPQGQYVAIEQSSDASAKRVAALTQQAKATGQTQQVGDLAWERWEGEKYDALVRQEQGHVTVVAGTASFEGLGAMAAALEFKQGATQ from the coding sequence ATGAAGGGCAAGCAGACGGTCTGGGACATGGTCCGGTCGCTGGCGGTGATCGGTGTCGTCGTCGCGGGGATCTACATCTTCGTCCCACATGACGAAAAGGCCGATCCGACGCGCGTGGTCGACTACCGGGTGGAGACGATCACCGCCCGGCGCGCGGCGCCGTACCCGGTGGCGGCGCCCGCGGGGCTCCCGGCGCAGTGGCGCGCGACCTCGGTGACGTTCGACCGCAAGGCCTCGAACGCCTGGCACCTGGGCTTCCTGGACCCGCAGGGGCAGTACGTCGCGATCGAGCAGTCCAGCGACGCCTCGGCCAAGCGCGTGGCCGCCCTCACCCAGCAGGCGAAGGCCACCGGCCAGACGCAGCAGGTCGGCGACCTGGCCTGGGAGCGCTGGGAGGGCGAGAAGTACGACGCGCTCGTCCGCCAGGAGCAGGGCCACGTCACGGTGGTGGCCGGCACGGCCTCCTTCGAGGGCCTCGGCGCGATGGCGGCGGCGCTGGAGTTCAAGCAGGGCGCCACCCAGTAG
- the glpX gene encoding class II fructose-bisphosphatase, with amino-acid sequence MTEHNLPPQLEVSPEAPDRNLALELVRVTEAAAMAAGRWVGRGDKLGADGAAVNAMRTLISTVSMNGVVVIGEGEKDEAPMLFNGERVGDGTGAEVDIAVDPIDGTTLNAKGMPNAIAVLAAADRGTMFDPSAVFYMEKLVTGPEAADFVDINAPVSVNIRRVAKAKNMAVEDVTVIILDRPRHEGIVKEIRETGARIKFISDGDVAGSVMAVREGTGVDLLLGIGGTPEGIISACAIKCLGGTIQGKLWPKDEAERQKAIDAGHDLDRVLHTDDLVSGENVFFVATGITDGELLRGVHYRSETATTSSLVMRSKSGTIRQIDSTHRLSKLRAYSAVDFDRAK; translated from the coding sequence ATGACCGAGCACAACCTGCCGCCCCAGCTCGAAGTCTCTCCGGAGGCCCCCGACCGCAACCTCGCCCTGGAACTGGTCCGGGTGACCGAGGCCGCCGCCATGGCCGCCGGCCGCTGGGTCGGGCGCGGCGACAAGCTCGGCGCGGACGGCGCCGCGGTCAACGCCATGCGCACCCTGATCTCCACCGTCTCGATGAACGGCGTCGTCGTCATCGGCGAGGGCGAGAAGGACGAAGCCCCGATGCTGTTCAACGGCGAGCGGGTCGGCGACGGCACCGGTGCCGAGGTCGACATCGCCGTCGACCCGATCGACGGCACCACCCTGAACGCCAAGGGCATGCCGAACGCCATCGCCGTGCTCGCCGCCGCCGACCGCGGCACCATGTTCGACCCGTCCGCGGTCTTCTACATGGAGAAGCTGGTCACCGGCCCCGAGGCCGCCGACTTCGTCGACATCAACGCACCCGTCTCGGTGAACATCCGCCGCGTCGCCAAGGCCAAGAACATGGCCGTCGAGGACGTCACGGTGATCATCCTGGACCGCCCGCGCCACGAGGGCATCGTCAAGGAGATCCGCGAGACCGGCGCCCGGATCAAATTCATCTCGGACGGCGACGTCGCGGGCTCGGTCATGGCGGTGCGCGAGGGCACCGGCGTGGACCTGCTCCTGGGCATCGGCGGCACCCCCGAGGGCATCATCTCGGCCTGCGCCATCAAGTGCCTCGGCGGCACCATCCAGGGCAAGCTGTGGCCGAAGGACGAGGCCGAGCGCCAGAAGGCCATCGACGCGGGCCACGACCTGGACCGGGTCCTGCACACCGACGACCTGGTGTCCGGCGAGAACGTCTTCTTCGTCGCCACCGGCATCACGGACGGCGAGCTGCTGCGCGGCGTCCACTACCGCTCGGAGACCGCGACCACGTCCTCGCTGGTCATGCGCTCGAAGTCGGGCACGATCCGGCAGATCGACTCGACCCACCGCCTGTCGAAGCTGCGCGCCTACAGCGCGGTCGACTTCGACCGCGCGAAGTAG
- a CDS encoding WhiB family transcriptional regulator, with the protein MQHPPHQSLQVAAVQSLQARPAAVPKPRVPAREEDGPWHAEAVCRRDEAGLFFAPSKEPTAARLSREEAAKRVCARCPVMVACREHALLQPEPYGVWGGLTAAERRVVLARRRRRAAELRQVPGAGPIAAAG; encoded by the coding sequence GTGCAGCATCCGCCGCATCAGTCCCTGCAGGTAGCCGCCGTACAGAGCCTCCAGGCGCGTCCGGCCGCCGTACCGAAGCCGCGGGTGCCGGCGAGGGAAGAGGACGGCCCATGGCACGCGGAGGCGGTGTGCCGCCGGGACGAGGCGGGGCTGTTCTTCGCGCCCTCCAAGGAGCCGACCGCGGCCAGGCTCTCCCGCGAGGAGGCCGCCAAACGCGTCTGCGCGCGCTGCCCGGTGATGGTCGCCTGCCGCGAGCACGCACTGCTCCAACCGGAGCCGTACGGGGTCTGGGGCGGGCTCACGGCCGCCGAGCGGCGGGTGGTGCTGGCCCGGCGCCGGCGCCGGGCGGCGGAACTGCGCCAGGTCCCCGGGGCCGGGCCGATAGCCGCCGCGGGCTGA
- a CDS encoding DUF1707 SHOCT-like domain-containing protein: MDLEKKPAAPAELRASDADRDRIAHILADAVAEGRLTADEHSERLDSLYAVKTVGELEVLVRDLPAPGAAPAAPSYAQGPAGPAPAGQAEVSETVVAVCSSVARKGRWRPGAHTRVVSVLGDVTVDLTEAVFEQQVTEINVTSVLGNVEILVPENVTLRGYGSGVLGNFEVHGEGRAGTTDPNAPVVIVRGFALLGNIEARPKLGARLVDLARKLRKRLEG, from the coding sequence GTGGACCTGGAAAAGAAGCCTGCCGCGCCCGCCGAACTGCGAGCCTCCGACGCCGACCGCGACCGGATCGCGCACATCCTGGCCGATGCCGTCGCCGAGGGCCGGCTGACCGCCGACGAGCACTCCGAGCGCCTGGACTCGCTGTACGCCGTGAAGACGGTCGGGGAGCTCGAGGTGCTCGTACGGGACCTGCCCGCGCCCGGCGCCGCGCCTGCGGCGCCCTCGTACGCACAGGGTCCGGCGGGTCCGGCGCCGGCCGGCCAGGCCGAGGTCTCGGAGACCGTGGTCGCCGTGTGCAGCAGCGTCGCCCGCAAGGGCCGCTGGCGGCCGGGCGCGCACACCCGCGTGGTCTCCGTCCTGGGCGACGTCACCGTCGACCTCACCGAGGCCGTCTTCGAACAGCAGGTCACCGAGATCAACGTGACGAGCGTGCTGGGGAACGTCGAGATCCTGGTCCCGGAGAACGTGACGCTGCGCGGCTACGGCAGCGGGGTCCTCGGCAACTTCGAGGTGCACGGCGAGGGCCGCGCCGGGACCACCGATCCGAACGCGCCGGTGGTGATCGTCCGCGGCTTCGCGCTGCTGGGCAACATCGAGGCCCGGCCCAAGCTGGGCGCCCGCCTGGTCGACCTGGCCCGCAAGCTGCGCAAGCGCCTGGAGGGGTAG
- a CDS encoding fumarate hydratase yields MPEFAYTDLLPLGEDTTPYRLVTSEGVSTFEADGRTFLKVEPEALRKLAEEAIHDIQHFLRPAHLAQLRRIIDDPEASSNDKFVALDLLKNANIAAAGVLPMCQDTGTAIVMGKRGQNVLTEGGDEAALSRGIYDAYTRLNLRYSQMAPLTMWEEKNTGSNLPAQIELYATDGGAYKFLFMAKGGGSANKSFLYQETKAVLNEGSMMKFLEEKIRSLGTAACPPYHLAIVVGGTSAEHALKTAKYASAHYLDELPTEGSPLGHGFRDLDLEQQVFELTQKIGIGAQFGGKYFCHDVRVVRLPRHGASLPVAIAVSCSADRQATAKITAEGVFLEQLERDPARFLPDTTDEHLSDSSDVVSIDLNRPMDEILATLTKHPVKTRLSLTGPLVVARDIAHAKIKELLDSGAQMPQYLKDHPVYYAGPAKTPEGYASGSFGPTTAGRMDSYVEQFQAAGGSKVMLAKGNRSQQVTDACGTHGGFYLGSIGGPAARLAQDCIKKVEVLEYEELGMEAVWKIEVEDFPAFIVVDDKGNDFFSSVEPSPTFLSIPVRQGS; encoded by the coding sequence ATGCCGGAGTTCGCGTACACCGACCTGCTGCCCCTGGGCGAGGACACCACCCCCTACCGGCTGGTGACCTCGGAGGGCGTCTCGACGTTCGAGGCCGACGGCCGTACGTTCCTCAAGGTCGAGCCGGAGGCACTGCGCAAGCTCGCCGAAGAGGCCATCCACGACATCCAGCACTTCCTGCGCCCCGCGCACCTCGCGCAGCTGCGCCGGATCATCGACGACCCCGAGGCCTCGTCGAACGACAAGTTCGTCGCGCTCGACCTCCTCAAGAACGCGAACATCGCGGCGGCCGGCGTCCTGCCGATGTGCCAGGACACGGGCACGGCGATCGTGATGGGCAAGCGCGGCCAGAACGTCCTCACCGAGGGCGGGGACGAGGCGGCCCTCTCCCGCGGCATCTACGACGCGTACACGCGCCTGAACCTGCGCTACTCGCAGATGGCCCCCCTCACCATGTGGGAGGAGAAGAACACCGGCTCGAACCTGCCCGCGCAGATCGAGCTGTACGCCACCGACGGCGGCGCGTACAAGTTCCTCTTCATGGCCAAGGGCGGCGGCTCGGCCAACAAGTCCTTCCTCTACCAGGAGACCAAGGCGGTCCTCAACGAGGGCTCCATGATGAAGTTCCTGGAGGAGAAGATCCGCTCGCTGGGCACCGCGGCCTGCCCGCCGTACCACCTGGCGATCGTGGTCGGCGGCACCTCCGCCGAGCACGCGCTGAAGACCGCGAAGTACGCCTCCGCGCACTACCTGGACGAGCTGCCGACCGAGGGCTCGCCCCTGGGCCACGGCTTCCGGGACCTCGATCTGGAGCAGCAGGTCTTCGAGCTGACCCAGAAGATCGGCATCGGCGCGCAGTTCGGCGGCAAGTACTTCTGCCACGACGTCCGCGTCGTGCGCCTCCCCCGCCACGGCGCGTCCCTCCCGGTCGCCATCGCCGTGTCCTGCTCGGCGGACCGCCAGGCCACCGCGAAGATCACCGCCGAGGGCGTCTTCCTGGAGCAGCTGGAGCGCGACCCGGCCCGCTTCCTGCCGGACACCACGGACGAGCACCTCAGCGACTCCTCGGACGTCGTCTCCATCGACCTGAACCGGCCGATGGACGAGATCCTCGCGACGCTGACCAAGCACCCGGTGAAGACCCGCCTCTCCCTGACCGGCCCGCTGGTCGTGGCGCGCGACATCGCGCACGCCAAGATCAAGGAGCTGCTGGACTCGGGCGCGCAGATGCCGCAGTACCTCAAGGACCACCCGGTCTACTACGCCGGCCCGGCGAAGACCCCCGAGGGCTACGCCTCGGGCTCCTTCGGCCCGACCACGGCCGGCCGCATGGACTCGTACGTCGAGCAGTTCCAGGCGGCGGGCGGCTCGAAGGTCATGCTGGCCAAGGGCAACCGCTCGCAGCAGGTGACGGACGCCTGCGGCACGCACGGCGGCTTCTACCTCGGCTCGATCGGCGGCCCGGCGGCGCGCCTGGCCCAGGACTGCATCAAGAAGGTCGAGGTCCTGGAGTACGAGGAGCTCGGCATGGAGGCGGTCTGGAAGATCGAGGTCGAGGACTTCCCGGCGTTCATCGTGGTGGACGACAAGGGCAACGACTTCTTCAGCTCAGTGGAGCCGTCTCCTACCTTCCTGAGCATCCCCGTGCGCCAGGGCTCGTAA